One region of Chanodichthys erythropterus isolate Z2021 chromosome 19, ASM2448905v1, whole genome shotgun sequence genomic DNA includes:
- the pdk2a gene encoding pyruvate dehydrogenase (acetyl-transferring) kinase isozyme 2, mitochondrial isoform X2, which translates to MHDMQLFNGCFSTDARYIQSLMEVLEFLEKNPDDQSILEEFVDALVNIRNRHNDVVPTMAQGVIEYKEVFGQDPVTNQNIQYFLDRLYLSRISIRMLINQHTLVFDGATNPVHPNTIGSIDPHCQVADVVKDAYESAKMLCDQYYLSSPDLVLQELNTNNRSQPISIVYVPSHLYHMLFELFKNAMRATIENHKEDSNLPPIQVMVAIGGEDLTIKMSDRGGGVPFRKMENLFSYMYSTAPTPQMDEKQRAPLAGFGYGLPISRLYAKYFQGDLQLYSMEGHGTDAVIHLKALSTDSVERLPVFNKTARRNYEVTQGADDWCVPSREPLDLAVFRLAK; encoded by the exons ATGCATGATATGCAACTGTTTAACGGATGTTTTTCCACAGATGCTAG GTATATTCAGAGTTTGATGGAGGTCTTGGAATTCTTGGAGAAAAATCCAGATGACCAAAGCATATTAGAAGA GTTTGTGGATGCTCTGGTCAACATCCGAAACAGACACAATGATGTTGTACCCACTATGGCCCAAGGTGTGATTGAATATAAAGAAGTATTTGGTCAAGATCCGGTCACGAATCAGAATATTCAGTATTTCCTGGACCGTTTGTACTTGAGCCGGATATCCATCAGAATGCTCATCAACCAGCACA CTCTTGTATTTGATGGTGCCACAAATCCAGTTCACCCCAATACCATTGGCAGTATAGACCCTCATTGTCAGGTGGCAGATGTTGTTAAAG ATGCGTATGAAAGTGCCAAGATGCTGTGTGATCAGTACTACCTCAGCTCACCTGACCTGGTTCTACAGGAACTCAACA CTAATAACAGGAGCCAGCCTATCAGCATAGTGTATGTGCCTTCCCATCTGTACCATATGCTATTTGAACTGTTCAAG AATGCAATGAGGGCAACCATTGAGAACCATAAAGAAGACAGTAATCTTCCACCCATTCAAGTTATGGTGGCCATAGGTGGAGAGGACCTAACTATCAAG ATGAGTGACCGAGGTGGTGGAGTTCCTTTCAGGAAGATGGAAAATCTCTTCAGCTACATGTACTCCACAGCACCAACACCCCAGATGGATGAGAAACAAAGGGCTCCCCTG GCTGGGTTTGGTTATGGGTTGCCCATTTCTCGACTCTATGCCAAGTACTTCCAGGGTGACCTCCAGCTCTATTCTATGGAGGGCCATGGTACTGATGCAGTCATTCACCTGAAG GCTTTATCCACTGACTCAGTCGAGAGGCTCCCTGTGTTTAATAAGACAGCTCGACGAAACTATGAAGTCACGCAGGGGGCAGATGACTGGTGCGTTCCCAGTCGAGAGCCTCTGGACCTGGCCGTGTTCAGACTGGCCAAGTGA